Below is a window of Pseudodesulfovibrio sp. 5S69 DNA.
CGCGGTCCGTGTCCTCGATGCGCAGGCGGAACTCACCGCCCTGGGACCGGGCCAGCAGCCAGGAAAACAACGCGGTGCGCGCACCGCCGATATGCAGAAACCCGGTCGGGCTCGGCGCAAAACGGGAAACGATCTTGGTCATATGAATGCCTCCGGCGGCCAGGGAACCTTTTGAAAAAGGTTCCCTGGACCCTCCAAAACTTTTTATCGCCGCTTCGCGGATGGTGCGAACGCGGTGTACATTAAATTATATGTACCGCCGACGCGGGGGTGCCTCCGGCGGCCAGGGCGCTGCCTGGACCCGCTTAAGAACCTTCTGGAGAAGGTCTTAGGATCTCCAGAGCTCTTTAGCGCCGCTTCGCGGATGGTGCGAACGCGGCAGGGTTTATAATTTTAGATAATATGTCTGCCCGATACTCCCCCTCGCGAAGCGACCCAAAAAGTTTGGGAGGGTGAGAAGGGATGGAGTCCGGAAGAGGGAGAGGAACCCTTTTCTCAAAGGGTTCCCTCTCTTCCCCGGCTGCCGGAGGCACCGTCGCCGCTACACGGCTTCGACGCCTTTTACTTCGGGGAGTTCCTTGAGGATGATCCGTTCGATGCCGTTCTTGAGGGTCATCTGGGACATGGGGCAGCCCTTGCAGGCGCCCGTCAGGCGAACCTTGACGATGCCGGAGTCGGTGACTTCGACCAGTTCCACGTCGCCGCCGTCGCCCTGGAGCATGGGACGGACCTTGTCCAGTACGGCTTCCACTTTTTCTCGCATGACAAAACCTCCGTGAATTCGGGTTCGGTCGGAACATCTACGGCCTGGCGCGCCGGTTGTCAAACCCGGCGCGCGGACCGGAAACGTTGCTGGGGTTCGGAGCCGGACAAACGGCCCGGCTATTGGTCGATGAGGATGGCGAAGGCCTCGTCGAGCTCCTCGTCCAGGTCCTCGACCATCTCGTCCATCAGCTCCGGGGTGAAGTGCATGGAGGCCCAGACCTCGGGGCATGGGGGCTGGACAAAGAACTCGCCGCTGGAGCCGACGCCCAGGCCGGTGGCGATGGTCTCGGCGCAATGGACCAGGAGCGGCTCGCTCTCCTTGTGGCCCGCCTTGGGCTGGTGGTGTTCGAGCACGGCCGAGACCAGGACATAGGGGAAATTCCATTTGCGCAGGAGCATGCCGCCCAAGGTGGCGTGGTCGAACCCGAGCAACGCCTTTTCCTCGGCAAACAGGACCACGTCCTTGGCCCGCGCGTGGGCGTGCACGGCCGTGGCCCGTTCCGGCTCCACCTGGAGCAGGATGAGCTGGCCGATGTCGTGCAGCAGGCCGGACACGAAGGCCCGTTCCGGGTCTCCCTGGCCCGTGATGCGGCACAGCCGCCGGGCGATGAGACCGCAGCAGATGGAATGCTTCCAGAACTGCTCCATGTTGATGACGTCGGCGGGCACGTCCTTGAACAGGGACATGACCGAGGTGCCCACGGCCAGGGTGGACAGCTGGTTCACGCCGACCACGGTGACGGCTCGCGAGATGGTGTCGATCTGCATGGGCAGGGAGTAGAAGGCGGAGTTGACCATGCGCAGGAGAAAGGCGGTCAGGCCGGGGTCCTGGCTGATGATCTCGGCCAGGTCGTCGGCCGAATTGGACCGGGAACTGATGGCCTGTTGCAGTTCGAGGAAGACCTGCGGCAGGGCCGGGAGCTGGTGGTCATGGCGCAGGATGTCCAAGGGGTCCAGGGGCAGGACCTCGGGCAGTGGAGACTCGGCTTCGAGCCGCTCGAAGCGGTGCGGATTCGCGGTCATGTCCGCGGCCACGCGCCTGACCCCGAGGCGGGCCAGCCGCTTCAGGGAATCGTCCGGTTTCTTTATGAACTTGAACCGCTTGGTCAGCAGTTTCTTTGCCGCTTCGAGGGTCTCGGGCGCGAACGCATCCCCGGCCTTCACCCTGGCGCTTTCTTCAGCCATCTGTCGTTCCTCGGTGGTTATGGAAGCCAGCCGCCTGCAACATAATAGAAAGCACGTAGGATATAAAGCCCTTTTTGCCGAAAACCGGGGACCTCGCCCCTCCTAGAGCAGTTGGAAGTTGTACTGGAGCCGCAGCCGGACCTGATAGCCGTCCTTGCCGCCCATGCTCGCGTCCTCGTCCTGATAGGAGAAGCGGCTGAGGAGGCTCATCCCCTTCAGATCGCCGTCGAAGTCGTAATAAATATTGAGGTCGTATTCACTGCGGTCGAAGGAGGCGTGGGGGCCCGTGTCCGGGGTGTCGCCCAGACCGGCCTTGATGTCCGCCCGGTAGCCGTCCCAGCCGATGCGCGAGAAGTCGTAGCCCACGCCGAGCAGGATCGCCTTTTCCCCGGCCCGCGAGAAATTGTAGGCCATCATGTTGTTGAAGAACGGATAGACGCCCCAGGAGTTGCGGATGGTCGTGTCGTCGTTGACGATGGACCCGCCCAGGTCGAAGGTGAACCCGCTGTACTTGAGGGTGCCCATGAGCCCGGCCTCCTGCCCGCTGTAGACGCCGTTCAACTGGTCCCCCACGCTGCGCTGGTCCACGCCCTGAAAGAGCACGGAGTACTGGACGTCCTTGGGATCGCCGAAGGTGTACTTGAACTGGGTGAAAAAGGTGTTGTCCAGGTCCGGGGCGTAGTAGTTCCAGAACCGCGTCGGCAGGGAGGCGACGGGTTTCCAGTCGGCGCCGGCCATGACCACGCCCCGATCGACGCCTCTGAGCCCGGCCATGTAACTCATGGACTTGAACAGCTCGGTGTCGCGGCCCTTTTCCTTGTCCACCCAGAACAGGGACAGCTCCAGGTCGTCGATGGCGTTGGTCTTCAGGCCGTAGGCCTCAAAGGTCTGCGGGAGCATGCGGCTGTCGTTGCCGTTGATGAACGGGGTCTCGATGCGCTGCCGCCAGACGCGCGCCTCGGTATCGGCATAGCGGGCCTTCAGGTATGCCTCGGCCAGGACCGCGAAGCCCTCGTTTTTCGAAGTGAGCAGCCCGGTGCCGCCCTGGTCCGGCTGGTTGAGCTCGCCGCTGATGGGTGCCGTGCCGTACAGGGCCGCGCCCACGCCGAAGATGTCCTCTATCCACGGGGTCTCGTACTTGAGCCAGCCGCCCAGTGCCAGGGACTCCTTGATGTTGTCGAACTCCTGGCCCGTGTCCTTGTTGCGCTGGGTGAAATAATAGAGCCGGGCCTGGCCGGTCACGGTGCCCCACTTGGAGGCCTCCTTTTCATCGGCGGCATAGCCCGGCAGGGCGAGGATCAGGGAAAGGAGACAGGCCAGGACGAGGTGCGAAAATTTGGCGGACACGGCGTAATTCCTTGGGTTGAAGCCTTGAGAGCCGGGGCTGTCCGTTGCCCGGGCGCGAAGCCCGGACCCGGCAATACCCCCGATCGGCCAGGAGGACGAGCCCATGCCGATGCGGTCACGCTACACTATCCTCGCGTAAAAGGTAACCATTATCTTGAAAGGTTGGGTCGCCTCAAAAAATGAAGTGCGGATTGTTCTCCTTCTCGTGGCGCACCGTGGTCATGGGCCCGTGTCCGGAGTAGACGCGGGTGTCGTCCGGCAGGGTGAAGATGCGTGAGCGGATGGAGGAAAGCAGCTCCGAGGAGCTGCCGCGCGGCAGGTCGGTGCGGCCCACGGCGATCATGAACAGCAGGTCGCCCACGAACACGCACCCAGCGGCCGGGAAGAAATAGGACAGCCCGCCCGGCGTGTGGCCGGGGGTGTCCAGGACGAAGAACGGCTGGTCCAGCGCCGTGCGCCGTCCCGGCCCCAAGGCGGTGTACGGAAAGTCGATGAACCGCGCGAACTCCCGACTGCCGCCCGCCTCGAAGGAGAGTTCCTTGAGGAATTCGTCCTCCCCGCTGCCGAAGACCGGTGCGGGATGGACCTCAAGGAGTTCCTTGACCCCGCCGATATGGTCCAGGTGGAAGTGGGTCAGGTACACGCCCTCCAGGGCCAGATCGAGGGCCGTGATGCGCTCGATCAGCCGGTCCGGCTCCAGGCCGACGTCCACGACCACGGCGCGGCCGCCCATGCTCACCAGATAGCAGTTGGTCTCGTCCGGACCGAGGATGAAGGTCTCTATGGTCAGTCTGGCCATGGCTTGCCCTGCTCCGCTTCCACGCGTATGTGGAAGATGACGTTAACGATTTCGCAAGGATAAACATGCTGTACTTCCTGGGCAACTGTCAAATGGATTTCCTGTCCCGGTCCGTGGCCGGGCTCGGCCTGCCCGTTGCTCATAATGAGCTGGCCTCGCCCATGACCCACGCGAGCCACCCGGACGGGGTCCCGCCCGCCCTGGCCCGCCTGGTCCGCGAGTTCGATCTCGGCGACGCCTTCAACGGACGGCGGCCGGAGGACCAGTTCGGCCTGCCCCGACAAGGGGACGAGCCCGCCCTGATGGTCCTGAACCTGTTCCACGAGACCGTTCCGCTCTTTCTGCACAATGATGATGGCTTCATCTTCCACATGAACCCGGCAGCCTGGCGCGCCGACCCGGCCCTGGCCGCCTGGATGGAGGCGCACTGCCGCCCCATCGCGCCCAACCCGGCCACCTATCTGGCCCGGTACGGCCAGTTCCTCGCCCACGTCCGCGAGCGGCTCCCGGACACGCCGGTCCTCCTGGTCACCCGCCTGAACCACTACCCGGCCTTTGGTCCGGCCCCGTACTCCTACCTGGAAAACTGGTCGGGCTTAAGCCGCGAGGCCCCGGCCCACTATGCGGTATGGGAACGAGAGCTGGGCGTGCGCACGCTCGACGCGAACCGCGTGTTCGGCGGCATCTGGCGTGAATCCGGCAGGACCATCGAGGCGCACTGCCCGTTCCTGAAAATCGAACTGGAAGAACGCGACGGCACGGTCACCGGGCTGCGCGCCTCGCGGGACGTGGAGCATATCGGCCCGCTGTGGGCGCGGCTGGCCGACAAGGTCGCGGCCTTCATGGAGACAGGGCGGATTGGATACGATGCGCCGGAAACCGTGCCGCCCGAATGGGACCGGCCGTGGCAGCCCTCGACCATGGACGACGAGGCGGTCATCGACCGCTTCGCCAGCGAGCGCAACTATCCCTGGGCCGAGGCGGTGGGCAGCTTCTTCATGGACCTCTCCCGCGACCGCACTCCCCTGCTGGCCGCATCCGGCGAGTTCATGCCCGTGTGCCACAATACCCTGCACATGGTCCGCGCCTACGGCCGCATCTTCAAGAACCCGCTGCTGGCCGCCTTCTGCGACGCCCACCGCCCGATTGCCGAGGCCTTCACCGACAACGGCTCCCTGTACCAGGCAGATTACCTGGCCCGCCTGGACGAAATCCGGGCGCACGCGCTGAGCTGACGGGATCGGCGGCGGGAACGGCAAAAAAGACGAAGGCCGATTCGGCGACACCGAACCGGCCCTCTTGGCGTGATTCAGCGCCTGTCTGGTCAGTTGCCCTGAATGAATTCGAGAATGTCCTTGTTGATGACGTCCGCATGGATCGTGGCCATGCCGTGGGGATATCCCGGATAGGTCTTGAGCGTCCCGTTCTTGAGCATTTTGATCGAGCGCATGGCCGAGTCCTTGATGGGCACGACCTGGTCGTCCTCACCGTGCAGGACCAGGGTGGGAACGTCCATCTTCTTGAGGTCCTCGGTGAAGTCGGTCTCGGAAAAGACCTGGACGCAATCGTACTGGGCCTTGGCGCCGCCCATCATGCCCTGGCGCCACCAGTTCAGGACGATGCCCGGCTGGGATTCCACGTCGTCGCGGTTGAAGCCGTAGAACGGCCCGGAAGCGACGTCGTGGTAGAATTGCGCCCGGTTCTTGAGCAGTTGCTCGCGGAAACCGTCGAACACCTCCATGGGCGTACCCTCGGGGTTGCTGTCGGACTTGACCATGATCGGGGGCACCGCGCCGATGAGGACGGCCTTGGCGACCCGGCCCTTGTCGGCCCCGGCCACGTACCGGGCGACCACGCCGCCGCCGGTGGAATGGCCGACCTGGACGGTGTCGCGCAGCCCCAACCGGTCCACCAGCTCGGCGGTATCCGCCGCATAGTGGTCCATGTCGATGCCGTCCCCGACCTGCGAGGACCGGCCGTCGCCCCGGCGATCGAAGGCGACGACGCGGAACCCCTTGTCGAGGAAGTAAAGCATCTGCGAATCCCACTCGTCGGCGGTCAGAGGCCAGCCGTGATGGAACACGATCGACTGTGCGGACTCGGGACCCCAATCCTTGTAATAAATATCAACGGCGTCTTTGGTCTGTAATATAGCCATGGTCGAATCTCCTTTGTTTTGCGGAAGCGCTTCACCCCGGGGCGACGACGCCGAGGAAAGCGACGGAACCGACAACATAGCATGGCTGCGGGAAAATAGCACGTCGTTCCCGCGACAAAAACGAACGCTTGGCGGAACGTCGGGCAGGCCGACGGGTATTCGGGGTCGCGGAAAGCGATGCACACTCCCCCACGACTACCTACTGACGGTAGCAAGCGCCTCCAGCCCATCGGCCGCAAGTCCGGCCAACGTCGTTCCAATCCCGGCAATGCCGGTTGCCCCCGCAAGGCCCAAAATCAACGGTGCGAACAACCCCAGCGGATCCACCCCGTTTACCGGGTCATCAAAACAATACCCGTACCAGTCCGGGTCGCCGCCCCTCTCCCCGATGGGGTCGAGTGCGGTCCACCTGCCGGTCCTGACGTCGTAGTCGCGCCAGCCGAAACGGACGAAACCGAGGTCCCGGTCGTGCAGGCCGCCCGAGAGCCTCAATCGATCATTGCCGACTTATCCGGTGATTACATCTGATAGGCGCTTTTTATGATTACTCGGACGGGCTGTCGTGTTTTGAAATAGGTAAATGGCTCAGTGACCCGAATATCCATGGTTACAGTGTGGACATTTTTCCTGACATGAAAGGCAAAGAGCTCGTATGCCGTCATACCATCTTTGTGTCCGACCGTACCGGTCCATGATTCACTATGCTCAATAACAGTGGGCTCACCATCCTGCGTTATGGTAACCGTCAGTTTTCCCGGCATTGATCTCACGGGATAAGCCAAATCGGACATGGAACCGGTCACCACGACAAACAATCCATATTCCCCGTAATATTCAGGGGAAAACTCAATTTTTCTGTGTACGTTTTCCCATATCGGAATGTTGCCCTCGAATACGGGAGCATAAAAATCGTCGTAGAGATTGGACAAAACCGCATTTTGCGTTCGCAAAGGCAGGACTATCCATCCACATATTACCATAAGACTGAAAACAAGAAGCACGGCAATGAATTTTCCGAGGTTTCTATTCAATATTCTCATCACCGTGTTCCTTTATCCCTATTTGCCAAATGACTCATTTCCCTTGATCAAAGACCAATTCTTGGCGTTTTTCTTATATTTTTCCCGGAGCTTGTCGGCATAATCCTGACAATTGTTGCCCAACAATCCGTATTCCCCCGGATCAACGGACTTGACCGTTTCACGCATCAGATCATCGTCATAATGCTTGCTTTCCATTTGATATGGCTTCTTTCCCACCTGATTGTCTTTTCTCGGTCCATCCTTGAAAAACCCTATATTATCACCTGAGCCATCCTCATAGAATCCCTGCTCATGAGCGATCTCGGTATTCATACTATCATCAAGAGGGTTGTCTGAAAAAAAACCGAGCAAAGGCAATGAACCTAATCCTCTTTTACCAAACCGGAACAACCCCAACGTATCAACTGCGTTTACCGGGTCGTCCAAACAATACCCGTACCAGTCCGGGTCGCCGCCCCTCTCCCCGATGGGGTCGAGTGCGGTCCACCTGCCGGTCCTGACGGCGTAGTCGCGCCAGCCGAAACGGACGAAACCGAGGTCCCGGTCGTGCAGGCCGCCCGCGAAGCCGAGGGGCAGGCGGCCGGATTGGTGTCCTCGACGATCCCGCCGAACGGATCGTACAGGACCTCCTTTATCATGTTGTCGTCCACATCGGCAACCACGCGCAGGGAGCCTACCTGGTCGTAGAACAGCCCGGCGACCCCCCCGCTGTCGAGGCGCATGGCGTAGGGCGTGCGTTCGCCGTCGCGTTAGGCGAATTCGTATTGATGACGCCCGTCATAAAACGCGGCAAGGCGCACGAAGTCGAGCCATTGGTAGGCCTCCACGAGTTCTCCGTTCAGGTACTTCGCGGCCCGCTGTCCATCCTCATCATGGGCAAAGGTGAAGGCCTTGTCCCGGTCCTCCTCTTCAACCTTGAGCAGCCGATAGTCCGGACTGTACTCGTACAAGGTGTACACGCCCTTGTCCGACCAGATGGACCGGAAGCCGCGCTCGTCGTGCGAGTACTGCCCGCCTCCGGCGCGCATCAGCCGGTTGTCCGGAGTGTACTGGTAGTCCCGGTAGTTCGCCCCGGCCGTAGCGGGCAGATAATCCCGCACCCGGCGGCCCTCGCGATCGTACCAGCACTGGCAGATCAACCTTCCGTCCAGCTTGGCCTCGGTCAGTCGTCCGCCGCCGTCATAAGCATAGGTCCAGGTGGACTTGCGCCCTCGGACCGTCTCGGTTTTCTCCACAATGCGCCCGTCCGGGCCGCGCCTCACGTCACAGGTATATGGTGCTGCCATGGCAACCTCCTGGTTTCGCCCCCGAGGTCCTTCCTCGGGAATCCAAACCAGCATACCCCCGATTTTCGCCAACACCCTGTTTTGTCGGAGAATGACGCCTAAAAGCGCCCGATAAGCATAAAAAAGCAACTTGACAGGGGAGAGGAATGCCTCCGGGCCTCCAGCCCTTGGCGAGTCTTCGAGCCCTACGGATGAGGACAGCAGCGATCGGCCAGAGGGGAAACTTTCGAGAAAGTTTCCCCTCTGGACTCCCTTTCAAAGCTTTTTGTGTGCCTTCGGCAAGGCCGTGTGGACGCGACAAGACGGCCTCCGGCTTCGAAAGCCCGAATACCGCGCCCTGCCCCGCCGAAGGCGGCGACAAAAAGTTTAGGAAGGAAGAGGGATGGAGGTCCGAGGAGAAGGAAACCCTTTTCTCAAAGGGTTTCCTTCTCCTCTTCCCCGGCTGCGAGGCGGGTCGACGCGCCGCTAGCGGCGCGTCAGCCCGTACTTCTTGAGCTTGTACTGCAGGGTGCGGCGGCTGATGCCGAGGGCTTCGGCGGTGCGTTCGCGGTGGTTGCCGTTTTCTTCGAGGGCCTGGATGATGGCCTGTTTTTCGGCCTCTTCGAGGTTGGCGGGCGTGGGGGCGGGGCGGCCGCCGTGGGTGAACTCCATGTCGACGACGTTTTCGCGCGCGCCGGTGATCTGGGGCGGCAGGAGATCCGGGCCGAGCGCGTCGGACCGGGACAGGATCAGGGCGCGTTCGAGCACGTTTTCAAGCTCGCGGACGTTGCCGGGCCAGTCGTAGCCGGACAGGGCGTCGAGGAAGGCCGGGGTGACGGTGCGGATGATCTTGTTGTTCTTGTTGCCCAGCCGCCGGAGCAGGAAACTGACCAGCAGCGGCAGGTCCTCCTTGCGCTCGCACAGCGGCGGGATGCGGATTTCGAGCACGGCCAGCCGGTAGTAGAGGTCTTCACGGAAGCGGCCCGCCTCGACCTCTCTTTTCAGGTTGCGGTTGGTGGCCGCGATGATCCGGGCATCCACCTGGATGGTACGCACCGAGCCGAGCGGCTCGATGGTCTTTTCCTGGAGGGCGCGCAGGAGCTTGGCCTGGAGCGCGCCGGGCATCTCCCCGATCTCGTCCAGGAACAGGGTGCCGCCGTCGGCCAGTTGGAACCGGCCGGGCTTGTCCTTGACCGCGCCGGTGAAGGCGCCCTTTTCGTAGCCGAAGAGCTCGGATTCGAGGAGGTCGTCGGGCAGGGCCGCGCAGTTGACCTTGATGAGCGGCTTGTCGGCCCGCAGGCTGGCCCGGTGCAACCCCTCGGCCACCAGCTCCTTGCCGGTGCCGCTCTGGCCCAGGATGAGCACCGTGGCCTCGGTGGGCCCGGCCTGGCCGATGAGGTCGCGCACCCGCTCGATGCCGGGGCTGCCCCCGATGAAGTCGGGCTCGCTGCCCACTTCGGCGCGCAGCCGGGCGTTCTCGTCGAGCAGCTTGTGGTATTCAAAGGCCTTGCCGAGCACGGCGGTCAGTTCGTCGTTGTCCGCGGGCTTGGTCAGGTAGTCGAAGGCCCCGCGCTTCATGGCGTCCACGGCGCTGCCCACGGAGCCGAAGGCGGTCAGCAGGACCACGGGCATGGAAGGCCGTCGGATCTGGAGTTCCTTGAGCAACTGCATGCCGTCCATGCCGGGCATCTTCATGTCCACCATGGCCACGTCCGGGTAGGTGTCGGACTCGGCCTCCTCTGCCAGCACGGTCAGGGCGCGTTCGCCGGACTCGGCTTCGAGCACAATCCAGCCGTCGTCCTCCAGCACGGCGCGGACCATCATGCGGTGGCCCGGCTCGTCGTCGACGATCAGCGCGATACGTTCTTCGTTCATGACTCTGATTCCTTGTCTGCCGAGGGCTGCGGATCGGGGAAGAACAGCTTCATCTCGGTCCCCCGGCCCTGTTCGGATTCGATGATCACCCGGCCCTTGTGGGCACGCATGATGTTCTGGACGATGGCCAGCCCCAGCCCGGTGCCGGTCTTCTTGCCGGTAACGAAGGGCTTGAAGGCCTCGTCCTGGATGTCCGGGTCCATGCCCGGCCCGTCGTCGGCCACGATGATCCAGACACCCTTGTGGCCGCGCATGGAGACCAGCCGGATGTGGCCGGGCTTGTCGCAGTCGGCACACCCCTGGATGGCGTCCAGGCTGTTGGAAATGAGATTGAGCAGGACCTGCCTGAGCGCGTCCGGGTCGGCCCAGACCGGCTCCGGGCCGAAGTCGAACTCCGGCTCGATGAGCTTGTCCTCGAAGTCGAAGCGCATGAGCTGCCTGAGCGAGTCGCCGACCTTGAACAGGTCGATGAACGACGGGTCCAACTGGCGCGGCCGGGCCAGGTAGAGCAGGTCCGTGACCACACGGTTAAGGCGGTCCGCCTCCTGGACCATGGCCGCGGCGTACTGGTCGAGCGGCGCCTGGCCCTTGAGCTTGGTGGCGAAGAGCTGGGCGAAGCCGCGTAGCGAGGAGAGCGGGTTGCGCACCTCGTGGGCCACGCCCGCGGCCAGCGAACCGATGGCGGCCAGCCGCTTGGCCTCGTTCAGGTCCTCTTCCAGGCAGCGGATCTGGGTGCGGTCGCGGATGAGCACCAGCCGCTGGCCCAGCTCGGGGGCCGCGTCCTCGTCGTGCTCCTGGAAGGGCAGGAACAGGATTTCCAGTTGTCGGCCCTGGTAGTCGAACTGCTCCCACTCCACCGGGCCGGAAGGCGGGTTCTCGCTGGTCTGGCGGCCGAAGTCGAAATCGCGCCAGTTGGCGCCCACGATCTCGGGCGGCGGCACGAGCCCGTCCTCGCCCCTTTTTCCGGCACCGTCCCCACCCTGAGGCCTGGCCCCGGGGTCTTCGGCCTCGGGCTCGGGCTCCTCGGCGGGTCCGGGGGCGAGCAGTTCGCGGGCTGAACGGTTGGCGGCCAGGATCTCGCCGTCCTCGGCCAGGGTGACCAGGCCGTCGGGCATGTTGTCCAACAGCTTGTTCTGAAACCGCTCCAGGCGGATGAGCTTGCGGCTGGCGCCCCGGCGGCGCAGGTAGGCGAAGGCCAGGGACCACAGGACCACGGCGGCCAGGAAGACGTAGCCGGTCTGGTAGGTGGCGGCCTGCCGGTACTGGCGGAACTGGCGCATGTGCTTTTCGGCGTTGAGGCCGACCACCAGATAGACCTGGGACTGGGTGTTGTCGAACATCATGTCCGGGCCCATGTCGTCCATGTCGCCCATGTCGCCCATGCCGCCGCGCCCGAGCCCGCGCTCGCCGTCCGGGCCGCCCACGCCGAGCAGGGCCGCGATGCCGGACCGGACCTGGAGGCCGGACAGGAGCACGCTGGTCTTGTTCACCTCGGCCATGACGTGCCAGGCGCGGCCGGGCTCGATGTCCTCGGCCACGGCGTCGGGCAGCCTGAAGATGGGATGCATGCCCTTCTTGACCGAGGTGACGATGGGCCGCCCGGCGCGGTTGAACAGGGTCACGAATTCGATGTCGTCGGACTTGGCCAGTTCGGTGAAGAGTTCCTCGGTCATGGTCCGGAACAGGGTCGAGGACTGGTTGCCCATGCGCAGGGTGCGGGCGATGCGGAAGATGTTGTTGTCCACACCGCGCAGGATGGAGTTGCCGGTCATGACCATGTGGTCCTCGACGATCCGCCGCTGCTGCGCGATGGACTGCCAGGTCAGGTAGAGGCTGCCCAGTCCCAGCACGATGAGCGCCAGAACCAGGGCGACCAGGGGCCCCTTCTCCCTGCCTTCCGGGTGAACTACATCCATACGGCCTCGGTTACTTGCCCTTGACGATCAGGTAGATGTCCCGGGGCGACATGTCGTGCTCGCCCGCAAGGCTCTTGAAGGTGGATTCCAAGGTGGCGTCGATGCCCGCGGCCTTGAGCCGGGCCAGGACCTCTTCCGGCTCCAGGCCGTAGGTCTTGCACACAATGGCGACCGTCAGCTTGCCGGTGCCCTCGGGCGGCTGGGCGGGCATCATGGCGAAGGGGTCGCCCCCCTGTCCGCCGCGGATGATGTCGTAGACGTGCTGCGGGCTCACCCCGCGCGACCGGGCGATGTCCTTGATCAGGGAATTTTCGTTGATGGACGAATCGAACCCGGCCTGATGCAGAGTGGCCAGGGCCATGTTCACGTCCAGGCCGAGGAAGCCGCAGAATTTCTTGAGCGGGCTGGTCTCGGCGTGGCCGTAAGGCGGGTTGCCGTAGGTCTCGGTGGCCTGCTCCTTGATCTGCGCGCCGTAGTCGAGCAGCGTGCTCATGGGCGGCAGGCCGATGAGGGTGCCCGCAAAAACCAGGAAGACCAGGATGAAGCTGACGATCATGGGGCCGGTCATGACCACCATCTCGCGCGCCCGGTTCTTCATGTAGTTCATCAGCGGCTTCCAGTTGAGCCAGATGTGCAGGAGCAGGGCGAGGAGGAACAGGGTGCCCACGGTGGTATGGACGTCTCCCCACTGGGTCTTGGTCATGCCCAGCAGATGCCAGTCGGCCCAGTAGGCCACGCGGCCTTCGGGCACGATGTACAGGATCACGCTGGTGATGAGCGTGACGAGAAAGGAAAGAAGCGCGGTAAGGGACGTGATTTTTCGGAACATCCAGGGACCTCCTCAAAAAAATGGGGCGTTGCCGCGAATCCCCTGCACGCCCGCCACTGCCTGCAGATGATCGTCATT
It encodes the following:
- a CDS encoding two-component system sensor histidine kinase NtrB, which gives rise to MDVVHPEGREKGPLVALVLALIVLGLGSLYLTWQSIAQQRRIVEDHMVMTGNSILRGVDNNIFRIARTLRMGNQSSTLFRTMTEELFTELAKSDDIEFVTLFNRAGRPIVTSVKKGMHPIFRLPDAVAEDIEPGRAWHVMAEVNKTSVLLSGLQVRSGIAALLGVGGPDGERGLGRGGMGDMGDMDDMGPDMMFDNTQSQVYLVVGLNAEKHMRQFRQYRQAATYQTGYVFLAAVVLWSLAFAYLRRRGASRKLIRLERFQNKLLDNMPDGLVTLAEDGEILAANRSARELLAPGPAEEPEPEAEDPGARPQGGDGAGKRGEDGLVPPPEIVGANWRDFDFGRQTSENPPSGPVEWEQFDYQGRQLEILFLPFQEHDEDAAPELGQRLVLIRDRTQIRCLEEDLNEAKRLAAIGSLAAGVAHEVRNPLSSLRGFAQLFATKLKGQAPLDQYAAAMVQEADRLNRVVTDLLYLARPRQLDPSFIDLFKVGDSLRQLMRFDFEDKLIEPEFDFGPEPVWADPDALRQVLLNLISNSLDAIQGCADCDKPGHIRLVSMRGHKGVWIIVADDGPGMDPDIQDEAFKPFVTGKKTGTGLGLAIVQNIMRAHKGRVIIESEQGRGTEMKLFFPDPQPSADKESES
- a CDS encoding DUF4405 domain-containing protein gives rise to the protein MFRKITSLTALLSFLVTLITSVILYIVPEGRVAYWADWHLLGMTKTQWGDVHTTVGTLFLLALLLHIWLNWKPLMNYMKNRAREMVVMTGPMIVSFILVFLVFAGTLIGLPPMSTLLDYGAQIKEQATETYGNPPYGHAETSPLKKFCGFLGLDVNMALATLHQAGFDSSINENSLIKDIARSRGVSPQHVYDIIRGGQGGDPFAMMPAQPPEGTGKLTVAIVCKTYGLEPEEVLARLKAAGIDATLESTFKSLAGEHDMSPRDIYLIVKGK